A portion of the Micromonospora vinacea genome contains these proteins:
- the mug gene encoding G/U mismatch-specific DNA glycosylase codes for MGAEQAGPFRRPTPQEVAAAAGRGLADVIGPGLRVLFCGFNPGLYSAAVGLPFARKGSRFWPALHGGGFTDRELRPWEHDELLRHGLGITSLSNRATARADELTSEELVAGVAGLAVRAERYRPRWVAILGVTAYRIAFVRPKAGLGPQPDRLGPARVWALPNPSGLNAHFPLPALTAEFAKLRRELDA; via the coding sequence ATGGGCGCGGAGCAGGCGGGGCCGTTTCGGCGGCCGACCCCGCAGGAGGTGGCGGCGGCCGCCGGTCGGGGCCTGGCGGACGTGATCGGCCCCGGCCTGCGGGTGCTGTTCTGTGGCTTCAACCCCGGCCTCTACTCGGCCGCCGTGGGCCTGCCCTTCGCCCGCAAGGGCAGCCGGTTCTGGCCGGCCCTGCACGGCGGCGGTTTCACCGACCGGGAGCTGCGCCCGTGGGAGCACGACGAGCTGCTGCGCCACGGTCTGGGCATCACCAGCCTGAGCAACCGGGCCACCGCCCGCGCCGACGAGCTGACGTCGGAGGAACTGGTGGCCGGCGTGGCCGGGTTGGCGGTGAGGGCCGAGCGTTACCGGCCGCGGTGGGTGGCGATCCTCGGGGTGACCGCGTACCGGATCGCCTTCGTCCGACCGAAGGCCGGGCTGGGGCCGCAGCCGGACCGGCTGGGCCCGGCCCGGGTCTGGGCGCTGCCGAACCCCAGTGGCCTGAACGCGCACTTCCCCCTGCCGGCGTTGACCGCCGAGTTCGCCAAGCTGCGGCGGGAACTCGACGCCTAG
- a CDS encoding SRPBCC family protein, protein MTRTPAGRLFRTDTGHDLVLTRTFRAPAADVWASLTEPERTARWFGPWEGDAGPGRTIRVQMAYEEQQPWCEMRIDACEPSRRLAVSMVDDYGSWLLELSLTETDGTTELRFVQHLTSVEGIAEVGAGWEYYLDLLVASRDGSPRPEFDEYHPAMQPYYQGLVTSAG, encoded by the coding sequence ATGACCCGCACACCCGCCGGACGCCTGTTTCGCACCGACACCGGCCATGATCTCGTCCTCACCCGGACCTTCCGCGCTCCGGCGGCGGACGTCTGGGCCAGCCTGACCGAGCCGGAGCGTACGGCCCGCTGGTTCGGCCCGTGGGAGGGCGACGCCGGGCCCGGACGGACCATCCGGGTCCAGATGGCGTACGAGGAGCAGCAGCCCTGGTGTGAGATGCGCATCGACGCGTGCGAACCGTCGCGACGCCTCGCCGTGTCGATGGTCGACGACTACGGCAGCTGGCTGCTGGAGCTGTCGCTGACCGAGACCGACGGCACCACCGAGCTGCGGTTCGTGCAGCACCTCACCAGCGTGGAGGGCATCGCCGAGGTGGGCGCCGGTTGGGAGTACTACCTGGACCTGCTGGTCGCCTCCCGGGACGGCTCACCCCGCCCCGAGTTCGACGAGTACCACCCGGCGATGCAGCCCTACTACCAGGGGCTGGTCACCTCGGCCGGCTAG
- a CDS encoding metalloregulator ArsR/SmtB family transcription factor, whose product MDEVAVAIADPVRRHILTLLRDEPLSAGDIARRFTISRPAISRHLRVLRGSGLVRDELVGRQRIYRLDPGPLAPLLDWLTALTTVDRWGRHLDALETEVYRTRRERRSRGPAEHRREHTA is encoded by the coding sequence GTGGATGAGGTGGCCGTCGCGATCGCGGACCCGGTGCGGCGGCACATTCTGACCCTGTTGCGCGACGAGCCGCTCTCCGCCGGCGACATCGCCCGACGGTTCACGATCAGCCGGCCCGCCATCAGCCGACACCTGCGGGTGCTGCGCGGCAGCGGCCTGGTCCGTGACGAGTTGGTGGGACGGCAGCGGATCTACCGGCTCGACCCGGGCCCGCTCGCCCCGCTGTTGGACTGGCTCACCGCGCTCACCACAGTCGACCGGTGGGGCCGGCACCTCGACGCGTTGGAGACCGAGGTCTATCGCACCCGCCGAGAGCGCCGCAGCCGCGGCCCGGCGGAGCACCGAAGGGAGCACACGGCATGA
- a CDS encoding calcium:proton antiporter, producing MAALLRSRLTDWTFAVPVLAVLVLIVTWGRNLPGPVIVVVALLLGGAVLAAVHHAEVVAHRVGEPYGSLVLAVAVTVIEVALIVTLMISGPEKTQSLARDTVFAAVMITCNGILGLSLLLGALRRRVAVFNPEGTGGALATVITLATLSLVIPTFTTARPGPEFSPAQLAFAAVASLALYGLFVLVQTGRHRDYFLPVDSQGQVIDAEEHAKPPTTRAALMSLGLLLVALVAVVGDAKTVSPTIEAGVAAANLPHAFVGVIIALLVLLPETLAAARAARRDRVQISLNLALGSAMASIGLTIPAIAIASIWLDGPLLLGLGGTQLALLALTAVTAVLTVVPGRANVLQGGVHLVLMAAFVFLAASP from the coding sequence ATGGCCGCCCTGCTTCGCTCCCGACTGACCGACTGGACCTTCGCCGTACCCGTGCTCGCCGTCCTGGTGTTGATCGTCACCTGGGGGCGGAACCTGCCCGGCCCGGTCATCGTGGTGGTCGCGTTGCTCCTGGGAGGTGCCGTGCTCGCGGCCGTGCACCACGCGGAGGTGGTCGCCCACCGGGTGGGGGAGCCGTACGGGTCGCTGGTGCTCGCCGTCGCGGTCACCGTGATCGAGGTCGCCCTCATCGTCACGCTGATGATCAGCGGGCCGGAGAAGACCCAGTCGCTCGCCCGCGACACCGTCTTCGCCGCCGTCATGATCACCTGTAACGGGATACTCGGCCTGTCCCTGCTGCTCGGGGCGCTGCGCCGTCGCGTCGCGGTGTTCAATCCGGAGGGCACCGGCGGGGCCCTGGCCACCGTGATCACCCTGGCCACCCTGAGTCTGGTCATTCCGACCTTCACCACGGCCCGTCCCGGCCCGGAGTTCAGCCCGGCCCAGCTCGCCTTCGCCGCCGTCGCCTCGCTGGCGCTCTACGGGCTGTTCGTGCTCGTGCAGACCGGCCGGCACCGCGACTACTTCCTGCCTGTCGACAGCCAGGGCCAGGTGATCGACGCCGAGGAGCACGCGAAGCCGCCGACCACCCGCGCGGCGCTGATGAGCCTGGGGCTGCTGCTGGTGGCGCTGGTCGCGGTGGTCGGCGACGCCAAGACCGTCTCCCCGACCATCGAGGCAGGCGTCGCCGCGGCGAACCTGCCACACGCGTTCGTCGGCGTGATCATCGCCCTGCTGGTGCTGCTGCCGGAGACCCTGGCCGCCGCCCGCGCCGCCCGCCGTGACCGCGTGCAGATCAGCCTGAACCTCGCGCTCGGTTCGGCGATGGCCAGCATCGGCCTGACCATCCCGGCCATCGCGATCGCCTCGATCTGGCTGGACGGCCCGCTGCTGCTCGGCCTCGGCGGCACCCAACTCGCCCTGCTCGCGCTCACCGCCGTGACCGCCGTGCTCACCGTGGTGCCCGGCCGGGCCAACGTGTTGCAGGGCGGCGTACACCTGGTGCTGATGGCCGCCTTCGTCTTCCTGGCCGCCAGCCCCTGA
- a CDS encoding RNA polymerase sigma factor, with protein MPETPAEDLLRELAPQVLGALVRRYGHFDTAEDAVQEALIAAANGWPRDGVPENPRGWLITVASRRLTDLLRREQARMRREDTVARWVLPEQWRAPAADRPPADADDTLILLFLCCHPALSAASQIALTLRAVGGLSTAEVARAFLVPEATMTRRISRGKQRIRDSGLRFAPPTGPERADRLAAVLHVLYLIFTEGYARTAGPGLLRADLTAEAIRLTRLVRRLVPEDPEVTGLLALMLLTDARAPARIGAHGELVPMAEQDRCRWRADQIAEGVELISGALPRGVVGAYQLQAAIAAVHDEAPSAADTDWAQITALYEVLLGMSDNPVVALNHAVAVAMSRGAPAGLALLADLADDPRLADDPRLPAARAHLWELEGERVAAREAYRMAAARSTNLAQQRYLNARADRLAGDPPPAG; from the coding sequence GTGCCGGAGACCCCCGCCGAGGATCTGCTGCGCGAGCTGGCGCCGCAGGTCCTCGGCGCGCTGGTCCGCCGCTACGGGCACTTCGACACTGCCGAGGACGCGGTGCAGGAGGCGCTGATCGCCGCGGCGAACGGTTGGCCGCGCGACGGCGTACCGGAGAATCCGCGTGGTTGGCTGATCACCGTGGCGTCCCGGCGGCTGACCGACCTGCTGCGTCGCGAGCAGGCCCGGATGCGACGCGAGGACACTGTGGCGCGGTGGGTGCTGCCGGAGCAGTGGCGCGCCCCCGCCGCCGATCGTCCGCCGGCGGACGCCGACGACACGCTCATCCTGCTGTTCCTGTGCTGCCATCCGGCGCTGTCGGCGGCGTCGCAGATCGCGCTCACCCTGCGCGCGGTGGGCGGGTTGAGCACCGCCGAGGTGGCGCGCGCGTTCCTGGTGCCGGAGGCGACGATGACCCGGCGGATCAGTCGGGGCAAGCAGCGCATCCGCGACAGTGGGCTGCGGTTCGCGCCGCCCACCGGCCCGGAGCGCGCCGACCGGCTCGCCGCCGTGCTGCACGTGCTCTACCTGATCTTCACGGAGGGGTACGCCCGCACGGCCGGGCCCGGGTTGCTGCGCGCCGACCTGACCGCCGAGGCGATCCGACTGACCCGCCTGGTGCGCCGGCTGGTGCCCGAGGATCCCGAGGTAACCGGGCTGCTCGCGTTGATGCTGCTCACCGACGCCCGCGCGCCGGCCCGGATCGGCGCGCACGGCGAGCTGGTGCCGATGGCCGAGCAGGACCGTTGCCGGTGGCGGGCCGACCAGATCGCCGAGGGGGTCGAGCTGATCAGCGGGGCGCTGCCGCGTGGGGTGGTCGGGGCGTACCAGCTCCAGGCGGCCATCGCGGCCGTGCACGACGAGGCGCCCAGCGCGGCGGACACCGACTGGGCGCAGATCACCGCCCTGTACGAGGTGCTCCTCGGGATGTCCGACAACCCGGTGGTGGCGCTCAACCACGCGGTGGCGGTGGCGATGAGCCGCGGCGCACCGGCCGGCTTGGCGCTGCTCGCCGACCTGGCCGACGACCCCCGTCTCGCCGACGACCCGCGACTGCCGGCCGCCCGCGCCCACCTGTGGGAGCTCGAGGGTGAACGGGTCGCGGCGCGGGAGGCGTACCGGATGGCGGCGGCACGCTCGACGAACCTGGCGCAGCAGCGCTACCTGAACGCCCGCGCGGATCGCCTCGCCGGCGACCCGCCGCCCGCCGGCTGA
- a CDS encoding YciI family protein — translation MILLYGSQQDYDVLSGRASDRPAMSAEQIAAMHQHMETFHQALAESGELVDARGLSEPVHARRVQVRAGAPVVTDGPYPETQEVLAGYTIVECASFDRATEIAAGLVDPDAPGGYVDVRPVLDGVEDLAG, via the coding sequence ATGATTTTGCTCTACGGGTCGCAGCAGGACTACGACGTGCTGTCGGGACGGGCTTCCGACCGGCCGGCGATGTCGGCCGAGCAGATCGCGGCGATGCACCAGCACATGGAGACCTTCCACCAGGCGCTGGCCGAGTCCGGAGAGCTGGTCGACGCCCGAGGGCTCAGCGAGCCGGTGCACGCCCGCCGGGTGCAGGTGCGCGCGGGGGCACCGGTGGTCACCGACGGCCCGTACCCGGAGACGCAGGAGGTCCTCGCCGGTTACACCATCGTGGAGTGCGCAAGCTTCGACCGGGCCACCGAGATCGCCGCCGGCCTGGTCGACCCGGACGCCCCCGGCGGGTACGTGGACGTGCGACCCGTGCTCGACGGTGTCGAGGACCTGGCCGGCTGA
- a CDS encoding neutral zinc metallopeptidase produces MGARFGRDARGPLAGLLIAALVSLACAGGGLAEPEAERPGTNPTAASPGPSTTRADSTTSVAEFEQDVADAQEVAERYWTAQFKESGQRFRPIRRITPYQRDGEVSCGGQPLPRNNAVYCSQGDFIAYDVAWSVAAFRQVGDAFVFYLLGHEYAHAIQVRLGINYSFTIQQELQADCMAGAYLGDSVRSGALTLAEGDLDEFREGVAAVGDDPDQPWFAEGAHGTAEQRTDMFFRGYEGSLKECDLG; encoded by the coding sequence GTGGGGGCACGGTTCGGACGCGACGCGCGGGGCCCGTTGGCGGGTCTGCTGATCGCCGCCCTGGTCTCCCTCGCCTGCGCCGGCGGTGGGCTGGCCGAGCCGGAGGCCGAACGGCCCGGGACGAACCCGACGGCCGCCTCGCCGGGACCGAGCACCACCCGGGCCGACAGCACCACGAGCGTCGCCGAGTTCGAGCAGGACGTCGCCGACGCGCAGGAGGTCGCCGAGCGGTACTGGACGGCCCAGTTCAAGGAATCCGGGCAGCGGTTCCGACCGATCCGCCGGATCACCCCGTACCAGCGCGACGGCGAGGTGTCCTGCGGCGGCCAGCCGTTGCCCCGCAACAACGCCGTCTACTGCTCGCAGGGCGACTTCATCGCGTACGACGTCGCCTGGTCGGTGGCGGCGTTCCGCCAGGTCGGCGACGCGTTCGTGTTCTACCTGCTCGGGCACGAGTACGCGCACGCCATCCAGGTGCGGCTCGGCATCAATTACAGCTTCACCATCCAGCAGGAGCTGCAGGCCGACTGCATGGCCGGGGCGTACCTCGGCGACTCCGTGCGCTCGGGCGCCCTGACCCTGGCCGAGGGCGACCTGGACGAGTTCCGCGAGGGGGTGGCCGCGGTCGGCGACGACCCGGACCAGCCGTGGTTCGCGGAAGGGGCGCACGGCACCGCCGAGCAGCGCACCGACATGTTCTTCCGGGGTTACGAGGGTTCCCTGAAGGAGTGCGACCTGGGCTGA
- a CDS encoding HAD family hydrolase, producing MLFDMDGTLVDSEKLWDVALQELAKEYGGELSVDARQSIIGTAMAESMRILHDDLGQPERDPEISAAWINARILDLFRTGLRWRPGAYDLLRAVRAAAIPTALVTSSPRALVEIALDTLGRDNFDTVVAGDEVVAAKPHPEPYLTAARLLGVPIERSVAIEDSPTGVASALASGAAVLAVPAEVALPRTVGVHQVESLAGVDLELLAALLTDRAATTG from the coding sequence GTGCTCTTCGACATGGACGGCACGTTGGTCGACAGCGAGAAGCTGTGGGACGTCGCGTTGCAGGAACTCGCCAAGGAGTACGGCGGGGAGCTCTCCGTCGACGCCCGCCAGTCGATCATCGGTACCGCCATGGCCGAGTCGATGCGCATCCTGCACGACGACCTGGGGCAGCCCGAGCGGGACCCGGAGATCAGCGCGGCGTGGATCAACGCCCGGATCCTGGACCTGTTCCGGACCGGTCTGCGCTGGCGTCCGGGGGCGTACGACCTGTTGCGTGCGGTCCGCGCGGCGGCAATCCCCACCGCGCTGGTCACCTCCAGCCCTCGCGCGCTGGTCGAGATCGCCCTGGACACCCTCGGTCGGGACAACTTCGACACGGTGGTCGCCGGCGACGAGGTGGTGGCGGCCAAGCCGCACCCCGAGCCGTACCTGACCGCGGCTCGGCTGCTGGGTGTGCCGATCGAGCGAAGCGTGGCGATCGAGGACTCGCCGACCGGGGTGGCCAGCGCGCTCGCCTCGGGCGCGGCGGTGCTGGCCGTACCGGCGGAGGTGGCGTTGCCGCGCACCGTCGGCGTACACCAGGTGGAGAGCCTGGCCGGCGTGGACCTGGAACTGCTCGCGGCGCTGCTGACCGATCGGGCCGCGACGACCGGCTGA
- a CDS encoding carboxymuconolactone decarboxylase family protein → MTDEDAYQGALDNAERLLGQPLVLPLGEGEPSVGHDFRRLATVQTFGAAWPREGLDLRSRCLVSVAIAAALGTHEPLRGQLRIALTSGVTREEIVELFVHLAAYAGAARAFDSYQVVAAVFAERQ, encoded by the coding sequence ATGACCGATGAGGACGCGTACCAGGGGGCACTCGACAACGCCGAGCGGCTGCTCGGCCAGCCGTTGGTCCTACCGCTCGGCGAGGGCGAACCGTCGGTGGGGCACGACTTCCGTCGTCTCGCCACCGTGCAGACCTTCGGCGCGGCCTGGCCCCGGGAGGGACTGGACCTCCGCAGCCGGTGCCTGGTCTCGGTGGCGATCGCCGCCGCCCTCGGCACCCACGAGCCGCTGCGCGGGCAACTGCGCATCGCGCTGACCTCGGGCGTGACCAGGGAGGAGATCGTCGAACTGTTCGTCCACCTGGCCGCGTACGCGGGGGCCGCGCGGGCGTTCGACAGCTACCAGGTGGTCGCCGCGGTCTTCGCCGAGCGCCAGTGA
- a CDS encoding ABC transporter permease produces the protein MFRATMKSLLARKVRLILSGLAVVLGVMFVSGAFVLTDTLGRSFDSVFADGFSEIDVNVAAKPKVQVNEMEGEQTVAPLPAALVDRVKQVPGAASATGVVNADGARVIGSNGKVVTSFGPPQLGENWTGESELLKLREGRAPQAEDEIVINKALATAAKVQVGQKVGVLTAFESKKRDFTLVGVFGYSGDRDSIGGVNEVFFTTPVAQRLMLGEPDVFSSITVQAADGVSDEKLRDDVARTLGADFEVKTGEQVAADASASLKEGLSFFNKILLGFAAVALLVGTFLILNTFSIIVAQRTRELALMRAIGASGRQIIGSVVLEAIAVGLIASVLGLAAGIGVGALLAYLFGKLAGGLTLAGIGVPAAAVIGSFAVGLVITVVAALLPALRASRIPPIAAMQDVATPDRPLTKVTVAGSLVTGIGAVLLFLGLSGNAGGQTLSTILGGVLFAFIGVALLTPLISRPVVSLLGAIFSWSVPGKLGRLNSGRNPRRTAITAAALMVGIALVTGVTVILDSAKGSISALAQDTIKAELVIAGQQGGPRPPTFDPAVLDQAKALPGVRLVDGEYGDMARIDGEGTWVAASSDITSLRQIFGAKPTAGDIDRLGPTQMLASSDTATSRGWSVGSTVNVQLTRGEARTYTISGIYESSQLTNPVTLPVTAAKDFAIPQPIQGFIQLAPGTRVSDVQPQVEALLADSPEVSVADRDAFIKQQTSSLDGLLTMIQILLALAIVIAVLGIINTLALSVLERTRELGLLRAIGLRRSQTMGMITVEAVVISVFGALLGVAVGTGLGAAVVEALKDEGITDLILPWGQMGVFLGLAAIIGVVAAVLPAVRAARINVLGAIAHD, from the coding sequence ATGTTCCGCGCGACAATGAAGAGTCTGCTGGCCCGCAAGGTCCGGCTGATCCTGTCCGGCCTGGCGGTGGTGCTCGGAGTGATGTTCGTCTCCGGCGCGTTCGTGCTCACCGACACGCTGGGTCGCTCCTTCGACTCGGTCTTCGCCGACGGTTTCTCCGAGATCGACGTGAACGTCGCGGCGAAGCCGAAGGTGCAGGTCAACGAGATGGAGGGCGAGCAGACCGTCGCCCCGCTGCCGGCCGCCCTGGTGGACCGGGTGAAGCAGGTGCCGGGGGCGGCCTCGGCGACGGGCGTCGTCAACGCCGATGGTGCCCGGGTGATCGGCAGCAACGGCAAGGTGGTCACCTCGTTCGGCCCGCCGCAGTTGGGCGAGAACTGGACCGGCGAGAGCGAGCTGCTGAAGCTGCGCGAGGGGCGGGCGCCGCAGGCCGAGGACGAGATCGTCATCAACAAGGCGTTGGCCACTGCCGCGAAGGTGCAGGTCGGCCAGAAGGTCGGCGTGCTCACCGCGTTCGAGTCGAAGAAGCGGGACTTCACACTGGTCGGCGTGTTCGGTTACAGCGGTGACCGGGACTCGATCGGCGGGGTCAACGAGGTCTTCTTCACCACCCCGGTGGCGCAGCGGCTGATGCTCGGCGAGCCGGATGTGTTCAGCAGCATCACCGTGCAGGCCGCCGACGGGGTCTCCGACGAGAAGCTGCGCGACGACGTGGCCCGCACCCTGGGCGCGGACTTCGAGGTGAAGACCGGCGAGCAGGTGGCCGCGGACGCCTCGGCCAGCCTGAAGGAGGGCCTGTCCTTCTTCAACAAGATCCTGCTCGGCTTCGCCGCGGTGGCGCTGCTGGTGGGCACCTTCCTGATCCTCAACACCTTCTCGATCATCGTGGCGCAGCGGACCCGGGAGTTGGCGCTGATGCGCGCCATCGGGGCCAGCGGCCGGCAGATCATCGGTTCGGTGGTGCTGGAGGCCATCGCGGTGGGCTTGATCGCGTCGGTGCTCGGCCTCGCCGCCGGCATCGGGGTGGGCGCGCTGCTGGCGTACCTGTTCGGCAAGCTCGCCGGTGGGCTCACCCTCGCCGGCATCGGTGTGCCGGCGGCGGCGGTGATCGGTTCGTTCGCCGTCGGTCTGGTGATCACCGTGGTGGCGGCGTTGCTGCCGGCGCTGCGGGCGTCCCGGATCCCGCCGATCGCGGCCATGCAGGACGTGGCCACCCCGGACCGGCCGTTGACCAAGGTCACCGTGGCCGGGTCGCTGGTCACCGGTATCGGCGCGGTGCTGCTGTTCCTTGGGCTCAGCGGCAACGCCGGTGGTCAGACGTTGTCGACCATCCTCGGTGGGGTGCTGTTCGCCTTCATCGGGGTGGCGCTGCTGACCCCGCTGATCAGCCGGCCGGTGGTGAGCCTGCTCGGGGCGATCTTCTCCTGGTCGGTGCCGGGCAAGTTGGGCCGGCTCAACTCCGGGCGCAACCCCCGTCGTACGGCCATCACGGCCGCCGCGCTGATGGTCGGCATCGCGCTGGTCACCGGCGTCACGGTCATCCTCGACTCGGCCAAGGGCAGCATCAGCGCGCTCGCCCAGGACACCATCAAGGCCGAGCTGGTGATCGCCGGCCAGCAGGGCGGCCCGCGTCCGCCGACCTTCGACCCTGCGGTTCTGGACCAGGCCAAGGCCCTGCCCGGTGTGCGGTTGGTCGACGGCGAGTACGGCGACATGGCGCGGATCGACGGCGAGGGCACCTGGGTCGCGGCGAGCAGCGACATCACGTCACTGCGGCAGATCTTCGGCGCGAAGCCGACCGCCGGTGACATCGACCGGCTCGGGCCGACCCAGATGCTCGCCAGCTCCGACACGGCCACGTCCCGTGGCTGGTCGGTGGGCTCCACCGTCAATGTGCAGCTGACCCGGGGCGAGGCACGCACCTACACGATCAGCGGCATCTACGAGTCGTCGCAGCTGACCAACCCGGTGACGCTGCCGGTGACCGCGGCGAAGGACTTCGCCATCCCGCAGCCCATCCAGGGCTTCATCCAGCTGGCCCCGGGCACCCGGGTGTCCGACGTTCAGCCGCAGGTGGAGGCGTTGCTCGCGGACAGCCCCGAGGTGTCGGTGGCCGACCGGGACGCGTTCATCAAGCAGCAGACCAGTTCGCTCGACGGGCTGCTCACGATGATCCAGATCCTGCTCGCGCTGGCCATCGTGATCGCTGTGCTGGGCATCATCAACACCCTGGCCCTGTCGGTGCTGGAGCGGACCCGCGAGCTGGGTCTGCTGCGGGCGATCGGCCTACGTCGGTCCCAGACCATGGGCATGATCACCGTGGAGGCGGTGGTGATCTCGGTGTTCGGCGCGCTGCTCGGCGTGGCGGTGGGCACCGGCCTCGGCGCCGCGGTGGTCGAGGCACTCAAGGACGAGGGCATCACCGACCTGATCCTGCCCTGGGGGCAGATGGGTGTCTTCCTCGGCCTCGCCGCCATCATCGGCGTGGTGGCCGCGGTGCTCCCGGCCGTTCGGGCGGCCCGGATCAACGTCCTGGGCGCCATCGCCCACGACTGA
- a CDS encoding ABC transporter ATP-binding protein → MTATVGQQAQAAARANDVWKVYGSGEAQVVALRGVSAEFERGRFTAIMGPSGSGKSTLMHCLAGLDSVTRGTVSIGETTVTGLGDAGLTKLRRDKVGFIFQQFNLLPTLTAKENILLPLSIAGRKPDPAWYDTVIETVGLKDRLDHRPAQLSGGQQQRVACARALVSRPEVIFADEPTGNLDSRSGAEVLNFLRNSVREHGQTIVMVTHDPTAAAYADRVVFLADGEIVSELIEPTAETVLDTMKKLDTPAEVGN, encoded by the coding sequence GTGACCGCGACGGTAGGCCAGCAGGCGCAGGCCGCGGCCCGGGCGAACGACGTGTGGAAGGTGTACGGCAGCGGCGAGGCTCAGGTCGTCGCGCTGCGGGGGGTCAGCGCGGAGTTCGAACGTGGCCGCTTCACCGCGATCATGGGCCCGTCGGGTTCCGGTAAGTCGACGCTGATGCACTGCCTGGCCGGCCTGGACTCGGTGACCCGGGGGACGGTGTCGATCGGTGAGACGACGGTCACCGGGCTGGGCGACGCGGGGCTGACGAAGCTGCGGCGCGACAAGGTGGGCTTCATCTTCCAGCAGTTCAACCTGCTGCCGACGCTGACCGCCAAGGAGAACATCCTGCTGCCGCTGTCGATCGCCGGGCGCAAGCCGGACCCGGCCTGGTACGACACGGTGATCGAGACGGTGGGTCTGAAGGACCGGCTGGACCACCGGCCGGCGCAACTCTCCGGTGGGCAGCAGCAGCGGGTGGCGTGCGCGCGGGCGCTGGTGTCCCGCCCCGAGGTGATCTTCGCGGACGAGCCGACCGGCAACCTGGACTCGCGCTCCGGCGCGGAGGTGCTCAACTTCCTGCGTAACTCGGTGCGGGAGCACGGCCAGACCATCGTGATGGTGACCCACGACCCGACGGCCGCCGCGTACGCCGACCGGGTGGTCTTCCTCGCCGACGGCGAGATCGTCTCGGAGCTGATCGAGCCGACCGCCGAGACGGTGCTGGACACCATGAAGAAGCTGGACACCCCGGCCGAGGTGGGCAACTGA
- a CDS encoding response regulator codes for MSDQAPSARPVRILLADDQPLLRTGFRMVLGAESDLDVVAEAGDGVEAVELSRRLLPDVVLMDIRMPRMDGVAATRAIVDARLPVRVLVLTTFDLDEYVVGALRAGASGFLAKDVPAEDLIAAIRTVAGGDAVVAPRILRRLLDRFAELLPDPAATPSAALNALTDREREVLVQVARGLSNAEIATVLSVSETTIKTHVGHVLTKLRLRDRVQAVVLAYESGLVRPRA; via the coding sequence ATGAGCGATCAGGCGCCCTCGGCGCGGCCGGTGCGGATCCTGCTCGCCGACGACCAGCCGCTGCTGCGGACCGGGTTCCGGATGGTGCTGGGCGCCGAGAGCGACCTGGACGTGGTGGCCGAGGCCGGTGACGGCGTGGAGGCGGTGGAGCTGTCCCGCCGGCTGCTGCCCGACGTCGTGCTGATGGACATCCGGATGCCCCGGATGGACGGGGTGGCGGCGACCCGGGCCATCGTCGATGCCCGGTTGCCGGTACGGGTGCTGGTGCTCACCACCTTCGACCTGGACGAGTACGTGGTGGGTGCGTTGCGGGCCGGCGCCAGCGGGTTCCTGGCCAAGGATGTGCCGGCGGAGGACCTGATCGCGGCGATCCGCACGGTCGCCGGCGGGGACGCGGTGGTGGCCCCGCGGATCCTGCGGCGACTGCTGGACCGCTTCGCCGAGTTGCTGCCCGACCCGGCGGCGACACCGTCGGCGGCGCTCAACGCGCTCACCGACCGGGAGCGCGAGGTGCTCGTGCAGGTCGCCCGAGGGCTGTCCAACGCCGAGATCGCGACGGTCCTGTCGGTGAGCGAGACCACCATCAAGACCCACGTCGGGCATGTGCTGACGAAGCTGCGGCTGCGCGACCGGGTGCAGGCGGTGGTGCTGGCGTACGAGTCGGGACTGGTCCGCCCTCGGGCGTAG